The following are encoded together in the Xanthobacter autotrophicus Py2 genome:
- a CDS encoding uroporphyrin-III C-methyltransferase (TIGRFAM: uroporphyrin-III C-methyltransferase; siroheme synthase~PFAM: Uroporphyrin-III C/tetrapyrrole (Corrin/Porphyrin) methyltransferase~KEGG: atc:AGR_L_1897 uroporphyrin-III C-methyltransferase / precorrin-2 oxidase / ferrochelatase) yields MAATGPDTPNSGALSPRAPRQAGHARMEALARLPVFFGLEGRRVLVAGGGEPAAWKAELLSAAGARVEVIAPHVCEDLWRLAGAPPRGPISIHVRDWHADDIPGAVLAVAGFDEEADALNFTTAARAAGVPVNAIDKPALSDFTFGAIVNRSPLVVGISTDGAAPVFGQAVRAKIEALLPSGFKAWALAAKTWRQAVTARGLSHHARRAFWERFAATALAEPNRAPQDTDRAALFTAIEAEGTPHRSGHAGSVVLVGAGPGDPELLTLKAVRALQSADVVLYDDLVSGAILDFARREAKKMLVGKTGYGPSCKQDDINALMVDLAKEGRRVVRLKGGEPMIFGRAGEEITHCHAAGVPVEVIPGISAPQGAASRLVTSLTHRDHARRLQFVTAHARDGKLPKDLDFNALADKAATTVVYMPRRTLPDLVRNLMAAGIDPATPAVAMFSVTRPEEKVILATVATLAEEVARAAEVGAQGPCLILYGQALAEVAVDALPQIVQAAANGG; encoded by the coding sequence ATGGCCGCCACCGGCCCCGACACCCCCAACTCCGGCGCCCTGTCGCCCCGCGCCCCGCGCCAGGCCGGACATGCGCGCATGGAGGCCCTCGCGCGCCTGCCGGTGTTCTTTGGCCTGGAGGGCCGGCGCGTGCTGGTGGCGGGCGGCGGCGAGCCGGCGGCCTGGAAGGCGGAACTGCTCTCCGCCGCCGGGGCGCGGGTGGAGGTGATCGCCCCCCATGTCTGCGAGGACCTGTGGCGGCTGGCCGGCGCGCCGCCCCGTGGACCCATCTCGATCCATGTGCGCGACTGGCACGCCGACGACATCCCCGGCGCCGTCCTCGCGGTGGCCGGCTTTGACGAAGAGGCGGACGCCCTCAACTTCACCACCGCCGCCCGCGCTGCCGGCGTGCCGGTGAACGCCATCGACAAGCCGGCCCTCTCCGACTTCACCTTCGGCGCCATCGTGAACCGCTCGCCGCTGGTGGTGGGCATCTCCACCGACGGCGCGGCGCCCGTCTTCGGGCAGGCGGTGCGGGCCAAGATCGAGGCGCTGTTGCCCTCGGGCTTCAAGGCCTGGGCGCTGGCCGCAAAGACGTGGCGGCAGGCGGTGACCGCGCGCGGCCTCTCCCACCACGCCCGCCGCGCCTTCTGGGAACGCTTCGCCGCCACGGCGCTGGCCGAGCCCAACCGGGCGCCGCAGGACACCGACCGCGCCGCCCTGTTCACCGCCATCGAGGCGGAGGGCACGCCGCACCGCTCCGGCCACGCGGGCTCGGTGGTGCTGGTGGGCGCAGGCCCCGGCGATCCGGAGCTGCTCACGCTCAAGGCGGTGCGGGCGCTGCAATCGGCGGACGTGGTGCTCTATGACGACCTCGTCTCCGGCGCGATCCTCGATTTCGCCCGGCGCGAGGCGAAGAAGATGCTGGTGGGCAAGACCGGCTACGGCCCCTCCTGCAAGCAGGACGACATCAACGCTTTGATGGTGGACCTCGCCAAGGAAGGCCGCCGCGTGGTGCGCCTGAAGGGCGGCGAGCCCATGATCTTCGGCCGCGCCGGGGAAGAGATCACCCATTGCCATGCGGCGGGGGTGCCGGTGGAGGTGATCCCCGGCATCTCGGCACCGCAGGGGGCGGCGAGCCGGCTGGTCACCTCGCTCACCCACCGCGACCATGCACGGCGGCTGCAATTCGTCACCGCCCATGCTCGCGACGGCAAGCTGCCCAAGGACCTCGACTTCAACGCGCTGGCCGACAAGGCGGCGACGACGGTGGTCTACATGCCCCGCCGCACCCTGCCGGACCTGGTGCGCAACCTGATGGCCGCGGGCATCGATCCGGCGACGCCCGCGGTGGCCATGTTCTCGGTGACGCGGCCGGAGGAGAAGGTGATCCTCGCCACCGTCGCGACGCTGGCGGAAGAGGTGGCCCGCGCCGCCGAGGTGGGCGCGCAAGGCCCCTGCCTCATCCTCTACGGCCAGGCCCTGGCCGAAGTGGCGGTGGATGCCCTGCCCCAGATCGTCCAGGCTGCCGCCAACGGCGGCTGA
- a CDS encoding Endoribonuclease L-PSP (PFAM: Endoribonuclease L-PSP~KEGG: rle:RL3339 putative ribonuclease-L-PSP family protein) — translation MSIERLDKGRRMSEAVIHGNTVYLAGQVAEGPDVESQTKAVLASIDALLARAGTDKSRILTATIWLSDIANFAGMNSVWDAWVDQENPPARATSEGKLAAPKFLVEIIVVAARG, via the coding sequence ATGAGCATCGAGAGGCTCGACAAGGGCCGCCGCATGAGCGAAGCCGTGATCCACGGCAACACCGTCTATCTCGCCGGCCAGGTGGCCGAGGGGCCGGACGTGGAAAGCCAGACCAAGGCCGTCCTCGCCTCCATCGACGCCCTGCTGGCCCGCGCCGGCACCGACAAGTCGCGCATCCTCACCGCCACCATCTGGCTGTCGGACATCGCCAATTTCGCCGGCATGAACAGCGTGTGGGACGCCTGGGTCGACCAGGAGAACCCGCCGGCCCGCGCCACCAGCGAGGGCAAGCTCGCTGCCCCCAAGTTCCTGGTGGAAATCATCGTGGTCGCCGCCCGCGGCTGA
- a CDS encoding phage SPO1 DNA polymerase-related protein (TIGRFAM: phage SPO1 DNA polymerase-related protein~PFAM: Uracil-DNA glycosylase superfamily~KEGG: nwi:Nwi_2596 phage SPO1 DNA polymerase-related protein), producing the protein MTATPQDHPEDHLSDIADILAFYLEAGVDVAVGEAPVDRFAESAAEQARSRTQRPPAVPAPDMPPPPTVSRPQASARPAPPAAPAPRSGTLSASAAGASALVTQPPDEAVMSAREAARNAESLDALRAILDGFEGCALKRTATRLVFADGNPKAKVMFVGEAPGRDEDQQGLPFVGRSGRLLDLMMAAIGLDRTSAYIANVIPWRPPGNRTPTPQETAVCLPFIKRQIELADPDILVCLGGPSAQALLATTEGITRLRGRFMDYESGTRTIRAIATFHPAYLLRTPLGKRLAWRDMLAVEAALANGH; encoded by the coding sequence ATGACCGCGACGCCCCAAGATCACCCCGAAGATCACCTCTCCGACATCGCCGATATTCTCGCCTTCTATCTGGAGGCGGGCGTGGACGTGGCCGTGGGCGAGGCGCCGGTGGATCGCTTCGCTGAAAGCGCGGCCGAGCAGGCACGCAGTCGCACGCAACGCCCGCCGGCTGTCCCGGCGCCGGACATGCCACCGCCGCCTACCGTCTCACGACCGCAGGCTTCCGCGCGCCCCGCGCCGCCGGCCGCTCCCGCGCCGCGCTCCGGTACCTTGTCGGCGTCGGCCGCGGGTGCGTCGGCGCTGGTGACCCAACCGCCGGATGAGGCGGTGATGTCAGCGCGGGAAGCGGCGCGGAATGCCGAGAGTCTGGACGCCCTGCGCGCCATCCTCGACGGCTTCGAGGGTTGCGCCCTGAAGCGCACGGCGACACGGCTGGTGTTCGCCGACGGCAATCCCAAAGCGAAGGTGATGTTTGTGGGCGAGGCGCCGGGCCGCGACGAGGACCAGCAGGGCCTGCCCTTCGTGGGCCGCTCGGGCAGGCTGCTGGACCTGATGATGGCGGCCATCGGCCTCGACCGCACCAGCGCCTATATCGCCAACGTCATCCCCTGGCGCCCACCGGGCAACCGCACCCCGACGCCCCAGGAGACGGCGGTGTGCCTGCCCTTCATCAAGCGCCAGATCGAATTGGCGGATCCGGATATCCTGGTGTGCCTCGGCGGCCCGTCGGCGCAGGCGCTGCTCGCCACCACCGAGGGCATCACCCGGCTGCGCGGCCGCTTCATGGACTATGAGAGCGGCACCCGGACCATCCGCGCCATCGCCACCTTCCACCCGGCCTATCTGCTGCGCACGCCGCTGGGCAAGCGCCTCGCCTGGCGCGACATGCTGGCAGTGGAAGCCGCGCTCGCGAACGGGCACTGA
- a CDS encoding DNA polymerase I (KEGG: rpe:RPE_4821 DNA polymerase I~TIGRFAM: DNA polymerase I~PFAM: DNA-directed DNA polymerase; 5'-3' exonuclease; 3'-5' exonuclease~SMART: Exonuclease; Helix-hairpin-helix domain protein class 2), translated as MSPSPRPLQPGDHVFLVDGSSFVFRAYFQSINQDRKYNFRSDRLPTGAVRLFCTKLLQFVRDGAVGIKPTHLAIIFDKSEDSFRKELYPDYKANRSEPPEELIPQFPLMREAVRAFGLIPVEQARYEADDLIATYADQAVKAGADVLIVSADKDLMQMVGPKVAMYDPASGESGGRGARPERRIGVGEVLEYFGVPPEKVTDVQALAGDSTDNVPGVPGIGIKTAAQLIGEYGDLETLLARAGEIKQPKRRESLLTNAEAARISKTLVTLVRDVSVEVPLEDLVLEAPDAKRLIAFLKAMEFTTITRRVAEAYGVEAAEVEADPRLAPAGLFSPAAPTSAEETDGAEPATGGEAPAVSAVAQAMDGTLTPSDLAHARASTARTIPVDRTAYRTVLDLAELKAWCAKAQDQGLLAFDTETNSLDPMQADLVGVSLALSPNEACYIPLAHTGAGDGLFSEGQLPGQIPVRDAIAALKGVLEDKGTLKVGHNVKYDQLVLARHGIDVAPFDCTMCMSYALDAGKNGHGMDELSVLHLGHQPIAFSEVTGKGKGKVTFDKVALEPATHYAAEDADVTLRLWQVLKPRLAAEGRTTVYETLERPLIAVLARMESRGISIDKAMLARLSSEFAQGAARIEDEIAELAGERLNVGSPKQMGDILFGKMGLPGGTKTATGMWSTKATALEELAEAGHKLPQKILEWRQLSKLRSTYTDALPNFVNPQTRRVHTSYALAATTTGRLSSSDPNLQNIPIRTEEGRRIRRAFVAEEGNLLVSADYSQIELRLLAEIAEIPALRTAFTEGLDIHAMTASEMFNVPVKDMPAEVRRRAKAINFGIIYGISAFGLANQLGIPREEAGQYIKRYFERFPGIRDYMEETKTFCREHGYVETLFGRRCHYPEIAAKNPSIRAFNERAAINARLQGTAADIIRRAMIRMEPALEKAKLSARMLLQVHDELVFEVPEGEADATIPVVRQCMETASAPAVALAVPLKVDARAAKNWEEAH; from the coding sequence ATGTCGCCCTCCCCCCGCCCGCTTCAGCCCGGCGACCATGTGTTCCTGGTGGACGGCTCGTCCTTCGTGTTCCGCGCCTATTTCCAGTCCATCAACCAGGACCGAAAGTACAATTTCCGCTCCGACCGGCTGCCCACCGGGGCGGTGCGGCTGTTCTGCACCAAGCTGCTGCAATTCGTGCGCGACGGGGCGGTGGGCATCAAGCCGACCCACCTCGCCATCATCTTCGACAAGTCGGAGGATAGTTTCCGCAAGGAGCTTTACCCCGACTACAAGGCCAACCGCTCCGAGCCGCCCGAGGAACTCATTCCCCAGTTCCCGCTCATGCGCGAGGCGGTGCGCGCCTTCGGCCTCATTCCGGTGGAGCAGGCGCGCTACGAGGCGGACGACCTCATCGCCACCTATGCCGACCAGGCGGTGAAGGCGGGGGCGGACGTGCTCATCGTCTCCGCCGACAAGGATCTGATGCAGATGGTCGGCCCCAAGGTCGCCATGTACGACCCTGCTTCCGGCGAGAGCGGCGGGCGCGGGGCGCGGCCGGAGCGGCGCATCGGGGTGGGCGAGGTGCTCGAATATTTCGGCGTGCCGCCGGAGAAGGTCACCGACGTGCAGGCGCTGGCGGGGGATTCCACCGACAACGTGCCCGGCGTGCCCGGCATCGGCATCAAGACCGCCGCCCAGCTCATTGGCGAATACGGCGACCTTGAAACCCTGCTGGCCCGCGCCGGCGAGATCAAGCAGCCCAAGCGGCGCGAATCGCTGCTCACCAATGCCGAGGCGGCGCGCATCTCCAAGACGCTGGTCACGCTGGTGCGCGACGTGTCCGTGGAGGTGCCGCTGGAGGACCTGGTGCTGGAGGCGCCCGACGCGAAGCGCCTCATCGCCTTCCTGAAGGCCATGGAATTCACCACCATCACCCGCCGCGTGGCCGAGGCCTATGGCGTGGAGGCCGCCGAGGTGGAGGCCGACCCCAGGCTCGCCCCCGCCGGCCTGTTCTCCCCCGCCGCCCCCACCTCGGCCGAGGAGACGGACGGCGCAGAGCCGGCCACGGGTGGGGAAGCGCCCGCGGTCTCGGCCGTGGCGCAGGCCATGGACGGCACGCTCACCCCGTCCGACCTCGCCCATGCCCGCGCCAGCACGGCACGCACCATCCCCGTGGACCGCACGGCCTACCGCACCGTCCTCGACCTCGCCGAGCTGAAGGCATGGTGCGCCAAGGCGCAGGACCAGGGGTTGCTTGCCTTCGACACCGAGACCAATTCCCTCGATCCCATGCAGGCGGACCTGGTGGGCGTCTCGCTCGCGCTGTCGCCCAACGAGGCCTGCTATATCCCCCTTGCCCATACCGGAGCCGGCGACGGGCTATTCAGCGAGGGGCAGCTTCCCGGCCAGATCCCGGTCCGCGATGCCATCGCCGCGCTGAAGGGTGTGCTGGAGGACAAGGGCACCCTGAAGGTCGGGCACAATGTGAAGTACGACCAGTTGGTGCTGGCCCGCCACGGCATAGATGTCGCCCCGTTCGACTGCACCATGTGCATGTCCTACGCGCTGGACGCAGGCAAGAACGGCCATGGCATGGACGAATTGTCGGTGCTCCATCTCGGCCACCAGCCCATCGCATTCTCGGAAGTGACCGGCAAGGGCAAGGGAAAGGTGACCTTCGACAAGGTCGCGCTGGAGCCCGCCACCCACTATGCCGCCGAGGATGCGGACGTGACCCTGCGCCTGTGGCAGGTGCTGAAGCCCCGCCTCGCCGCCGAGGGCCGCACCACCGTCTACGAGACTTTGGAGCGCCCGCTCATCGCCGTGCTGGCGCGCATGGAGAGCCGGGGCATCTCCATCGACAAGGCCATGCTGGCGCGCCTCTCCTCAGAGTTCGCACAAGGCGCGGCGCGCATCGAGGACGAGATCGCGGAGCTGGCCGGCGAGCGGCTGAACGTGGGCAGCCCCAAGCAGATGGGCGACATCCTGTTCGGCAAGATGGGCCTGCCCGGCGGCACCAAGACCGCCACCGGCATGTGGTCCACCAAGGCCACCGCGCTGGAGGAGCTGGCCGAGGCCGGCCACAAGCTGCCGCAGAAGATCCTGGAATGGCGCCAGCTCTCCAAGCTGCGCTCCACCTATACGGACGCCCTGCCCAACTTCGTGAACCCCCAGACCAGGCGGGTCCACACCTCCTATGCGCTGGCCGCCACCACCACCGGGCGGCTGTCCTCTTCCGACCCGAACCTGCAGAACATCCCCATCCGCACCGAGGAAGGCCGGCGCATCCGCCGCGCGTTCGTGGCGGAAGAAGGCAACCTTCTGGTTTCAGCGGACTATTCGCAGATCGAGCTGCGGCTCCTCGCCGAGATCGCCGAGATCCCGGCCCTGCGCACCGCCTTCACCGAGGGGCTGGACATCCACGCCATGACCGCCTCCGAGATGTTCAACGTGCCGGTGAAGGACATGCCCGCCGAGGTGCGCCGGCGCGCCAAGGCCATCAATTTCGGCATCATCTACGGCATCTCCGCCTTCGGCCTCGCCAACCAGCTGGGCATTCCGCGCGAGGAGGCGGGGCAATACATCAAGCGCTATTTCGAGCGCTTCCCCGGCATCCGCGACTATATGGAGGAGACCAAGACCTTCTGTCGCGAGCACGGCTATGTGGAGACCCTGTTCGGCCGGCGCTGCCACTATCCCGAGATCGCGGCCAAGAACCCCTCCATCCGCGCCTTCAACGAGCGCGCCGCCATCAATGCCCGCCTGCAAGGCACGGCGGCGGACATCATCCGCCGCGCCATGATCCGCATGGAGCCGGCGCTGGAGAAGGCGAAGCTATCCGCGCGCATGCTGCTGCAGGTGCACGACGAACTGGTGTTCGAGGTGCCCGAGGGCGAGGCGGACGCCACCATCCCCGTGGTGCGCCAGTGCATGGAAACCGCCTCCGCCCCCGCCGTCGCTCTCGCCGTGCCGCTGAAGGTGGATGCGCGGGCGGCGAAGAACTGGGAAGAGGCGCACTGA
- a CDS encoding Electron-transferring-flavoprotein dehydrogenase (PFAM: monooxygenase FAD-binding; FAD dependent oxidoreductase; electron transfer flavoprotein-ubiquinone oxidoreductase~KEGG: sme:SMc02377 probable electron transfer flavoprotein-ubiquinone oxidoreductase) — protein sequence MSAADLPEREGMDYDVVVVGAGPAGLATAIRLKQQAAERGSDISVVVVEKGSEVGAHILSGAVIDPVGLDALVPGWREEADAPLSVQVNDDHFYLLGPAGGIRLPNFAMPPLMNNHGNFVGSLGNVCRFLAAKAEALGVEIYPGFAADEILFDDKGAVTGIATGDMGVDKNGVPKGEFTRGMELRGRYTVFAEGARGHLTKQLIAKYGLDAGRDVPKFGIGLKELWKVKPEKHKPGLVQHGFGWPLDGKTGGGAFLYHMEDEQVMVGFVVHLNYQNPYLSPFDEFQRFKTHPFFKDTFEGGKRIAYGARALSEGGYQSVPKLSFPGGVLVGCAAGFVNVPRIKGSHNAVLSGILAADHLAGALAEDRGHDELASYEAAWRSSAIGADLKKVRNVKPLWSKLGTFLGIPLGALDMWTNTLGFSLFGTLKHGKTDAASLKPAKDCKKIQYPRPDGVLTFDKLSSVFLSNTNHEENQQVHLVVKDMALQKASEHDIYAGPSNRYCPAGVYEWIEEGADAPRFQINAQNCVHCKTCDIKDPNQNITWTAPEGGGGPNYPNM from the coding sequence ATGAGCGCGGCGGATTTGCCTGAACGCGAAGGCATGGATTATGACGTGGTGGTGGTTGGCGCCGGGCCTGCCGGGCTTGCCACCGCCATACGCCTGAAGCAGCAGGCGGCCGAGCGCGGCAGCGACATCTCGGTGGTGGTGGTGGAAAAGGGCTCCGAGGTGGGCGCCCATATCCTCTCCGGCGCGGTCATCGATCCGGTCGGCCTCGATGCGCTGGTGCCCGGCTGGCGCGAGGAGGCGGATGCGCCGCTCTCCGTCCAGGTCAATGACGATCATTTCTACCTGCTCGGCCCCGCCGGCGGCATCCGCCTGCCCAATTTCGCCATGCCGCCGCTGATGAACAATCACGGCAATTTCGTCGGCTCGCTGGGCAATGTCTGCCGCTTCCTCGCCGCCAAGGCCGAGGCGCTGGGGGTGGAGATCTATCCCGGCTTCGCCGCTGATGAGATCCTCTTTGACGACAAGGGCGCGGTCACCGGCATCGCCACCGGCGACATGGGCGTCGACAAGAACGGCGTGCCCAAGGGCGAGTTCACCCGCGGCATGGAACTGCGCGGGCGCTACACCGTGTTCGCCGAGGGCGCGCGCGGCCACCTCACCAAGCAGCTCATCGCCAAATACGGCCTCGACGCCGGTCGCGACGTGCCGAAGTTCGGCATTGGCCTCAAGGAGCTGTGGAAGGTGAAGCCGGAGAAGCACAAGCCCGGCCTGGTGCAGCACGGCTTCGGCTGGCCGCTGGACGGCAAGACCGGCGGCGGCGCCTTCCTCTACCATATGGAGGACGAGCAGGTGATGGTGGGCTTCGTGGTCCACCTCAACTACCAGAACCCGTATCTCTCGCCCTTCGACGAGTTCCAGCGCTTCAAGACCCACCCTTTCTTCAAGGACACCTTCGAAGGTGGCAAGCGCATCGCCTATGGCGCGCGGGCGCTTTCGGAAGGCGGCTACCAGAGCGTTCCGAAGCTCAGCTTCCCCGGCGGCGTGTTGGTGGGCTGCGCGGCGGGTTTCGTGAACGTGCCGCGCATCAAGGGCAGCCACAATGCGGTGCTCTCCGGCATCCTGGCCGCCGACCACCTCGCCGGGGCGCTCGCCGAGGATCGCGGCCACGACGAGCTCGCGAGCTACGAGGCGGCGTGGCGCTCCTCCGCTATCGGCGCGGACCTGAAGAAGGTGCGCAACGTGAAGCCGCTGTGGTCCAAGCTCGGCACCTTCCTCGGCATTCCCTTGGGCGCGCTGGACATGTGGACCAACACGCTGGGCTTCTCGCTGTTCGGCACCCTGAAGCACGGCAAGACCGACGCCGCCTCGCTGAAGCCGGCCAAGGACTGCAAGAAGATCCAATATCCCCGGCCGGACGGTGTGCTCACCTTCGACAAGCTGTCCTCGGTGTTCCTCTCCAACACCAATCACGAGGAAAACCAGCAGGTGCATCTGGTGGTGAAGGACATGGCTTTGCAGAAGGCGTCGGAGCACGACATCTATGCCGGCCCGTCCAACCGCTACTGCCCGGCCGGCGTCTATGAGTGGATCGAGGAGGGGGCGGACGCGCCGCGCTTCCAGATCAACGCGCAGAACTGCGTGCACTGCAAGACCTGCGACATCAAGGACCCCAACCAGAACATCACCTGGACCGCCCCCGAAGGCGGCGGCGGACCGAACTATCCCAATATGTGA